The Melanotaenia boesemani isolate fMelBoe1 chromosome 8, fMelBoe1.pri, whole genome shotgun sequence DNA window ggggccttcctctggttAGGGCTTCATGTGGCTGGGGCCTTTCTCTGGTTGGGCCTTCAtgtggctggggccttcctctggttGGGGCTTCATgaggctggggccttcctctggttGGGGCTTCAtgtggctggggccttcctctggttGGGGCTTCAtgtggctggggccttcctctgccgttTTGTGGGGGGATGTGTGGTTGTCTGTGGTGGGCTGGCTAGGAATCACTCTGTGGGGTTGTGGCTGGTCTTCGGGGTTTTGGGGCCCCCTGGTCTACCTCTGATCTTTGCAGGGACCTGATTGCATTTGAATGATCACTGATCAGTATTTATTCCTTATATTTGGCCCCACATTTACTAACCTGCTGAGTCACTGTTCCGTCTTGTGGGTTTAATCTCCAACTGCTGCAGTcatgttagtttttctttgtgttgatgtttctgttgttgtgattttttttccagcttgtctttctgtctggtcTATCTTtgtcacctttttctttttcatgtccaggtctaaatagaggtctcttagcagtgatagtgatgtttttatgatgaaatgtgataaacaatgctgttatcatggatcattgtggatttaccagatagtttctgaataaaactacatttagttgGATTGGAAACCttctggacgggatagaaatgcctggaaaacttcctaAAGTGTAACTACcgtcacagtttaccccacagagctacacactacagCTCCTGATGATAAAAGAGCTAGACCTTGGGAAAAATTGGTGGTCTTTTAAGGGTTAATAGCCTTACATAACACTAGTAGCTGTAGCGGCGcagggacaaaatctcttctagaaatgtgcagccatgtgtcaatatttttaatggaTGGATAATTAGGAAACTACTTCAAACTGGTGTGGTGATGctggtgatccatgcaggtgTGGAAAGAtgtctctctcctcctccctcagTGACCTGCCAATCACCTGAGGCAGCACCTGCGGTGTCCAATCAGATCTCAGAGGTGGCCAGTCCTTTGGAGATGGCTCAGTGAGGTGGAATGAATGCGACTGCTTTCAGATGTTTGAATGAAATCACAGAAGTGGAAAGATGTGGTTTTCTCTGACAGCATCACAAAAGAGACGACACAGACTCACTTCTTTCATCTCTGAAGGGCAGATCAGCATCATGGTTTGATATTTGGACTTAAGCTTAGTTAAGAGGGTGAATTTTTTGTGGATTAAAAACGGCTGCAGTGGGTTAGGAATGAATGGTCTTATTCAGCCGGATTCCTAAAAACAGTTTTGTAGGCGTCGTCAGATCAGATTTCTCCACCATGCTTTACTTCCAGGTGATGATTCTGACAGTGACTCTGATGCTGGTCTACTACTGCGAGTTCACGGACGTTTTCAGTCCGACGCAGCAGGGCTTCGTCTGCAGAGACCCGGCTCTGAGCAAGCCCGATCCTGGACCTGAACAAGACAGCCGGGTGCAGCCTGTAATACTCTGCTCTGTGGTGTGTGGTCTGCCTGTTGTGTTGGTAAGTCAGCAGAGCTTCTGGTTTCCCTCTGTGGTGATGAAGATATGTATGTTTAACATTTCAATGATTCTGAAACTGTTGCTTGATTCTCCCCATCAGccatagatttttttatgtatctataaataaataaactccaCCAGACGAgtctgatggtggtgatgatctGCAAACAATTGTAGTAAATTAAAATGGGCATTAACTTCATtgtctttaacaaaatgttaaaatctgcCTTTCTGAAAGGAAACAGCCTCAAAATATAATCTGATGCAGAGATTTCCAACtttggtccttgagggccacttacctgcaggttttagatgtttccctgtgtCAACACACCTTCCTGGTATCTGGAACCATCCTCTGTTTCAGACCAGTTTCTGGACTGGTTCCTGGTATCTGGAACCGTCCTCTGCTTCAGACCAGTTTCTGGACCggttcctgatatctggaactaGAGCCTGACCGATTGATCGACTGGCTGATTTCATCGGCCGATTATAAAATAATCATAGTTTTGCAGATTTAACAATGATATATTCTTAattcataaaacagtaaatgttgtCCATTGTCGGAGTTTTGCAGAATGATGTTCTTGTGCCGTTAGATGGAGCTTTGACTCCATGCAATCCTCAGTCTTCACCGCTGTCAAGTGGAGGCACTTCATTAATGTTGTAAAATCAAGGATGACTCAGCATGTGTACAGTTTGTTTAAATGGTATGTatttggtaaatggtctgtatttatatagcacttttacccaaagcgctttcacccattcacacacacattcacacactgatggcggaagctgccatgggCATTgccaaggcgctcaaccacgacccatcaggaacaatttggggttcagtgtctgaGACATGAGCTCTCCAGGTCGGGATCAAACCACCAATCCCTGGGCTACAGGACGATCACTCTATCCACTGAGCCATACCGTCCCAGTTTCACTGTTTGCCATGTTTCATGATAGCGACCCATGCTTCATTGTGTCTGTCATGCTTTATATTTATGTTGCATTGCTAACGTTGTGCTAACCTAGCTTAAGTTAAGTCTAGTTAGTTTAAGTCCCTGTCTGTTTATGCTAGCAATAACATTGCTGTGGTTATGCCAgcctagcatagcattagctaatAGCTTAAAAGCCAGTAAGTAACTAACACATCGGCTGTGTGTTGAGATGCATTTAAGTAGGAGCAATGTGAAGCAGAGAGGAGGGAAAGTTAAAATTATGAACATTACTCTGTCTGAGGTGACAGAGAGTAATAGAAAACAAACTGTCCAGTTAACAGAGTTCTGGAGGACGGCCAGAAGGCTGCACAGACACGAGACTGGGCTCTGGGCTACCTCAGGAGGTGGAAGAGGAGCATCCTGGCCCAAGACCCCCTCAGAGATGTAaacctcaggaggtggaggatgaGCGTCCCCACCCTGAACCCCCTCAGAGACAGGAACCAGGGGTGGTGACAGCAGTAAGAACCTCTGCAGACCTGGATGACGATGTGGGACGCTGAAGCGCTGGACAGAACCTGGGTGCCGGTGACACTAGAGACATGGGCTGTGGAGCTGGAGGGCATCAGAGGGCTGTCGAAATGTTTTACCAGTAACTTTACTCattatattacatatatatagaaCGCCCCCATGGcctaaatctaaaaataaattcatcagTACAACTGGTAGCTATATTAATGTATTTTCAATAGAAAGAAAAttcacaatgaaaataaaaattaaataagttatgttattcatacattttaaattaatcgGCCGATTAACCGgttatctgatttttttttttctgccagatATCACAATCGGCATCAGTCTCAAAGAAATCCATATCTGCCAGACTCTGTTTGAAACCATCTTCTGCTTCCGACTAGTTTCTGGACTTCAGTTAATGATATATGGACCCATTTGCTGCTTCAGACCGGCTTCTGGACCAGTTCCTAGTGTCTGGAACCgtctgctgcttcagaccagcttctaGACCGGTTCCTAGTGTCTGGAACCATCTGCcgcttcagaccagcttctgGAACGGTTCCTAGTGTCTGGAACCATCTGCCGCTTCAGACCGGCTTCTGGACCGGTTCCTAGTGTCTGGAACCATCTGCcgcttcagaccagcttctgGAACGGTTCCTAGTGTCTGGAACCATCTGCcgcttcagaccagcttctgGAACGGTTCCTAGTGTCTGGAACCATCTGGCTTCTATGTGGCCAAGCAgaggaaaatgaggaaaatcttGGAAATCTAGAAGTCTGGTCTTCCTGGTCTATGGATGGTGGAAGCAGATGTGATTAAGACCCTTCATGATAaatcctgcattgtttctgCTCCTGGAAGTACGAAGTCTGGTGTTTTTATAGcgttgttgctatggtgaccAGCTGTTTCTCTCTATCTATATTCTTTGCAGGAGTCTAATCTCTGTCGTCTTCCTCAGAAAGATTGAAGCTAAAAACAGGCTTAACTCATGTCTTGTTGTTTAGCAACCACAATCTTGAGAAGTAAACCAGAAAGCAGTAGCAGTTCTTATCATCCCATGAGCTTTAATTTATCCCCAACATCTGGTCACTAACAGAGTAGTAGTACAGTGATTTAATCAGCTGATCGCTACAAACTCTGACATGGTCTGACTCAGCTCCTTCTGATCCCAAACAAAGGTTTACAAgctacttttctttgttttttttttgtcttttttttgtagaaTCCTTTACTTTTTATTGACTTAACAAGGAACCGTGAAGTAGCCTCCATCAGCTGCACTAtttaaacaaccaaaacaaaagctCCACCACTGACCACCGCTACATGTTAAAgagacattgtgtaagaattacttccaTCTAACGCTGGAATGATGTAAGGTATTCCAGCATCTAGCGCATTGCAGCCTCACATATTGTAATGGTAGCCGCCGTATCTCAAAAAGCCCCAACAACACAGCACCAGATTtttgtcccagtaaaaccagcttataaagccttccaacCAGCTTTTAGTCCAGCTTTATCGTGACTGAATGCCGACGTTGATCGTGACTGAAAGCGActgaaaccatgtaaacatacCGTACATACTGTACCAACCAGGCTGGtagtttttaacagaaactactgttatactgcccatggtaaccatggtaacgaGCAACACAAAAAAACGAATGAAAAAGTTAGCTTCAGGCTAATTTAGACAGCATCGACGACTTACTTGTTGTTACTttaaaaatctttctccttGAGCTCCTTCTACCTTTAAGTCCCTTTTTCTCTTTAGTGGCGATGGTGAAAACGGCTCCTGcgctgctgctgcatctttgTCAATGACAAAACCGATTTTCCAGCTGGCCTCTtttatcttctcctcctgcGTCTTACTGTGCGCTGGCTTGCAGAAAAAACTCATAGTTGGTGATATTTTGCCCTTTGTGGCAGCTGTAGTTTTAAGATGGCAGGCTGTCATGGCATTGCCCTACTGGCTTACCCGTgatatgtataaacaaatctaaatgtCTTCACTtacgagaatgtgtcagatcattagcggAGGTcgtaatacaccaatgataacacatacatgcagacatggaTTTTGgacagtaaacaacagaaaatattacacaCTGTCCCTTTAAACACAAGTAATGATGTCATGAATGTTTGCTGGGCCGTCATCCTCTACTGCATGGCTTGTTTTCAtctattatttgttttcattttgtttgcagATTTCAAGTGTAGAGCTTGTTATCTTCCTCCTTCATTCCAGCTCAAACAACCTCTATGACCATGAGAAGATTGTTCTGATGGGGGATTGTTGCTATTTGAACCCCATGGTGCGCAGAACCTCCTCTTTTCTTGGTAATTATACTGTCTggatttcttttccattttactTTGATAGAATTTACCACACTGCATGCACATAGTCTATAAGGACACATTTAGGGTTTGTCTCTGATATCAGTTTACAACTAGAAGAACTCAGTGCGATCTCctccaagccattgtaatttattttttttatgttttgcccGTGATTTTACGTATTAGTTTTAGAGTTACAAGCTCTAAAGACAAAACAGTCCCCATCTCCCCCATTGGTCACGTGACCACCAACAGTTTGCCGGTGAAACCAAACCCTGCATCAAACCAGCTTCTGTGTTAAAGTCTACAACTTGTTCtcatagttttaagttttctccATTGGTATTTGATAGAAAATCATCCATAATGTAATCAAGTTCTCTTGATCCTCTCAGTGTCAAGGCTAGGAAAAGATATGAGGTGAAGCTAGTGTCCGTAGGACTTAACGGATGAATGTTGATCCACCGTCACATTATGAAGGAGCTGCTAACAAGAAACATGAAGAACTtcacaaaaaccaccaacagatGTTCATTATTGTTACTGTAAGCACATGGCTTATGGTATTTTTAGggcttttacatctttttggcAGTTGGAAGAACGATCTCTTGTTGGCTGAGGAACAACTATGTTTATGGcagccaaccacaacacaactttAAGTTAGCAACCTTTTGTTTTAACCGGTGAAAAATCCAGATGTGACAAAGTTCACGGATGTTCCTGGATGTTGCTGGCTGCCCTGTGcctgtaaagaatcctttaaaaaagttctttgatccaggtggtgatccggatcacctccaaaatctaatcatttgttccttttttccatttctgagatttcctgaaaatttcttCAAAATCTATTCAGAACTTTTTGGGTTATGACGCTAACATGCCGAAAATATAACCTTGGCGGAACAAAGTAATCTAAAGTTACTTTTACAGATGCAGTTTAATTCAGTCCAGTTCATcaagtccagttcagtccagttcatcatagtccaatttataatccAATCAAAACAAATTTGTCATATGATTTACATTATTCCAttttataaaaactgtgttcataaaaacaagttcataaaataatgaccCATCTATGaaaggaccagaaccaggaaggaaaacctctattagaaccaggaccagagaggacggccatcttcctggaccagTAGGGGGtgaagaggacagaaaagaggggtgaaccagcagcagaactaatccagggattcctgctgagaaggaagagaaatatgaatgaatgacaacaacaacaacatcagatatttctacatataaagacagcagagaggagcccagtgcatcatgggacgtccccagcagcctcggcccatagcagcaggactaaaggatggatcagggtcaccaagccagacctgctataagatttaaccggaaggaaagtttgaagatgatctgaaggtctgatacctgaagccaaactgggagctggtttcACAGAGAAGGGTCTGATAAACATGGTATTTTGTGCATTTCCATTACAGCATGTTTATTTAAACTACAAATTTTaatgcaacaaaataaaaagtgctAAAGAAGAGTTAATACTCTGTAAAGGCACgttaacaaataaacattttcatcatgCTGAGGTCATGTATTCACTTTTCTGCATCGTAGCAGACTTTCCATTTTAAGACAATTAATTTTCCCTACAGTATTTTACCAAAAGTGTTGGGACACCCAACCCCTGGTGCTCATCAGAATTtgtgctgctgagttctgaagtagtTGTAGGTTGGAAATATTCTTTTTGGGAATATCAAAGAGCAGgacattacaataatctattctACTGTGAATAAAATCATGGATCAGCACCTcagtgctggcaagagagaagaatgtttttaagatgataaaatcctgtctgacatttctaatgtgtgtaATAAAGTACAGCTCAGAGTAAAAATGAACACCcggatttctcacacactgagaaggtttaaaattaaataatttaggtAAAATGATCTATCTCTTTATCTTCAGGACCATtgattaaaacttcagtcttgtcctggttgagctgtaagaagttctctgccatccgtGACCTCATATCTAAAATACAGcttaaaaggacgttaactggctccaggtcatcaggagacacggcgatgtaaagctgtgtatcatcagcatagctgtggaaatcagTGCTgcgtctcctgatgacatccccaaaaGGTAACATGTAtagattaaaaagaagtgggccTAGAATTGATCCTTGAACATTGGATTTATGGGtccttgaggagcatgtatccatacttatgAAAATTGTCGATCTGTGAGATAGTTATAGCTGCTAAGGATACTCTGACTCTATGTTTAACCCTACAGAATAACAATGGGATGTCCCAGATGTCTCAATACTTTTGGTAAAATAGTGCATGTTAatgggttttctttttaatacatttttcacTGGCAGTCAAATCtgagtaaatgtaaataatctaatgtgttgctttgtgtgtgtgtgtgtgtgtgtgcgtgtgtgtgtctagGTGTCTATGTCTTTGGTCTGTTCACAACAGACATTTTTATCAATGCTGGTCAGCTGGTCACAGGAAGTCTAGCTCCGTACTTCCTGTCTGTTTGTCAGCCCAATTACACTGCCCTCGGTTGCCAGGACACCGTGCACTTtgtcagccaatcagatgcCTGTACCGGCAATCCTGATAACATTATGAGAGCCAGAATGACGTTTCCTTGCAAAGAGGCTGCAGTCAGTCTGTATGTGGCTGTTTACTTGGCGGTGAGTGGACTTACTCAGGCACAATCCAGTTATTTCTCAGAAAGTTGCATCCTAATTCTAAAGAGTCAAACTTGTCTTTCAGATGTACGTCATGTCGTGTGCTGGCTCTTGTGGAGGTCTTCTGCCAAGCCCACTCCTCAGTCTGTCATTGGTCAGTCTGGCTACCTTGACAGGAATCAACAGAGTTGCTGAATACCGTAACTACTGGAGCGATGTTATAGCAGGACAAATCATTGGGGCTGCAGTAGCCGTCTTTCTGGTCAGTTATCAAAAGTAGCATTCACTGGTCCATATTTtcatatagcgctttactgtacctggaatggtacccaaagcgctttagatcacacatcacattcacccattcacacacacattcacgcactgatggcggaagctgccatgcaaggcgctcaaccacgagcAATTaagggtttggtgtcttgcccaaggacaccttgacatgaactCGACCTgaccgaggatcgaaccggcaaccctcgggttacaagacgactgCTCTACCTTGCCAAGACACGCCGCGCCCTATTCGGCTCAGGTCTAATGGACAAAAGCTGTTGATATTACTGGAGACATGAGTAGTTTGTTAAACATTCCCTGATGACTCTGCCTGTAGAATCAGTTCATCCTGAATCCATCCCTGCAGCAGAATCAGCAGAAACTGGGATGTAAATACTAACAGAACAATCTAAAAATTGTTTTCCTTTGCACTGATTCCAGTCTGTAGTCTTTTCCAGAGTTTTTGCCATACTAATACTTTACACCAGGGGaatctggtcctcgagggccggtgtcctgcaggtattagatgttcAAACTAAATGGATATGCAACAGATTGTTGTCAAGGGGCTCGTTGGACTTGGTCTATATGCAGCACAACCCATCTGGAAGCAAGGGATGGTGGTCCTAGAGTATTTTATGCTGATTAGAAATTCTGTCTGCACCAGGACTGCACCGGAAAATGTGACCATACCATATGACCATAAAACATGGCGGGAGCCACTGActgggcggcagtggctcaggcggtagagcaggtcgtccaatgatcggaaggtcggcggttcgattcccgctcctgcagtcatctgtcgttgtgtccttgggcaagacacttaaccctccttgcctccagtgttggcatcgctggtgtatgaatgtgtggatgaatgttcggtgatggtcggagaggccgtaggcgcagactggcagccacgtttccgtcagcttgccccagggcagctgtggctacacacgtagcttaccatcaccaggtatgagtgaggagtggatgaataatggaatcacaatgtaaagcgctttgggtgccttgaaaagcgctatataaatctaatccattattattattattattagagaGCTGCTAGAGCTAAGAACTGCAGCTTGTGGACCCGCCTCCGTTGATGACAGAACTTGGTCCTGATTGGTTCAACCTCTGCTGATGCAAACCTTGATTTTCTTACCGGACTAACATGTAATGCTCCCTGTAATAATTCCATTTCAGTGTTATTAATTGGCTACAAAATTATTTCTAACAGCCTTGGTATTTCATATGGATCTGCAACAGATTGCAATTAGACTAATCTTTACAAAACCAGGACAGGCTGATGTTTGGCTGCTTCAACAAAGcaacaacacacaacacaacatgtTTCACAGCCGACAAGTTATTACACTGAGATAAATATGAAGCATAACTGTTGTTATACCAACGTAACACATAACACGTTTGACTTGGCTACGCTGCTTTTATAATCCGCCCCTGACAACTCACGAACTTCTCATCTGACCATGAAGTCAGATGGTAGCCAATGGTAGCTATCCAAATGAGCCTAAGTTCAGCAGAAATCAATTAATGACCTATTcattgaatcaggtgtgttgctgcagggacacatccaatacctgcaggatactggccctcgaggaccggagatGCTGATCCCTGCTTTACTCTGTCCCAGCCATCTCTGCTGTTAATAGTTATCAGGTACTCACAGAAATACTAGAAATATTTAACCATAGAGAAGAGTGTTGTTGTGATACTGGAAGACTTTAGCTTCTTCTTGACAAGGTCTACTTTTCCTACCTTCTTTCTGAAATGACATTCTTTAAAATAGATGAAgtttatcttcacaactacaagggctgtatgtataaagaaagctgagacatgtgtcCAGATCAAGTTATGTCCCACACAGCAGACACATTCGGGCCAAATCTGGTCTAGTTTTGGCACTTCTGGCTCAGTTATGGCACTGGCGAGTGTGG harbors:
- the LOC121645272 gene encoding phospholipid phosphatase-related protein type 5-like isoform X2, with protein sequence MVLFSRIPKNSFVGVVRSDFSTMLYFQVMILTVTLMLVYYCEFTDVFSPTQQGFVCRDPALSKPDPGPEQDSRVQPVILCSVVCGLPVVLISSVELVIFLLHSSSNNLYDHEKIVLMGDCCYLNPMVRRTSSFLGVYVFGLFTTDIFINAGQLVTGSLAPYFLSVCQPNYTALGCQDTVHFVSQSDACTGNPDNIMRARMTFPCKEAAVSLYVAVYLAMYVMSCAGSCGGLLPSPLLSLSLVSLATLTGINRVAEYRNYWSDVIAGQIIGAAVAVFLVVFVVHQFKMRPGIFPVSPSDAGTVNTDEAPAQMNPTMENNNKCVKSESSVSFTEVT
- the LOC121645272 gene encoding phospholipid phosphatase-related protein type 5-like isoform X1; amino-acid sequence: MVLFSRIPKNSFVGVVRSDFSTMLYFQVMILTVTLMLVYYCEFTDVFSPTQQGFVCRDPALSKPDPGPEQDSRVQPVILCSVVCGLPVVLISSVELVIFLLHSSSNNLYDHEKIVLMGDCCYLNPMVRRTSSFLGVYVFGLFTTDIFINAGQLVTGSLAPYFLSVCQPNYTALGCQDTVHFVSQSDACTGNPDNIMRARMTFPCKEAAVSLYVAVYLAMYVMSCAGSCGGLLPSPLLSLSLVSLATLTGINRVAEYRNYWSDVIAGQIIGAAVAVFLVVFVVHQFKMRPGIFPVSPSDAGTVNTDEAPAQMNPTMENNNKCVKSEVKNPGYTFRACLYDTVYTQNANIFPLCYRTKSIYTT